The following are encoded in a window of Ranitomeya variabilis isolate aRanVar5 chromosome 6, aRanVar5.hap1, whole genome shotgun sequence genomic DNA:
- the ID4 gene encoding DNA-binding protein inhibitor ID-4, with protein sequence MKAVSPTRPHSRRTPVTGGMCGELALHCLSEHSLGVARYKMEEEESLCLQYDMNDCYSRLKRLVPTIPQNKKVTKVEILQHVIDYILDLQLALDTHPVLLRQQAPARTPLTDLNIDPVAAVVNQEGDSILCR encoded by the exons ATGAAAGCTGTGAGCCCCACACGTCCCCACAGCCGGAGAACCCCAGTGACGGGGGGCATGTGTGGGGAGCTGGCACTGCACTGCCTCTCAGAGCACAGCCTTGGTGTAGCTCGTTACAAGATGGAAGAAGAGGAGTCCTTGTGTCTGCAATATGACATGAATGACTGTTACAGCCGCCTCAAGAGGTTGGTGCCAACCATCCCCCAGAACAAGAAAGTGACCAAAGTGGAGATCCTGCAGCATGTTATAGACTACATACTGGACCTTCAACTGGCACTGGACACACACCCTGTGCTGCTGAGGCAGCAGGCACCTGCCAGGACCCCACTGACAGACCTCAACATAGACCCG gtTGCAGCAGTGGTAAACCAAGAAGGAGACAGTATACTGTGTCGCTAG